One region of Chlamydia psittaci 6BC genomic DNA includes:
- a CDS encoding HPr family phosphocarrier protein, whose protein sequence is MDFDNEEELTCVCVVKNTSGIHVRPAGAIVKLFDGEECEVNFTYAGKTVNAKSIMSILILGAPQNGEIFVRIKGKDASRVLQKVQNAFDSGFGEL, encoded by the coding sequence GTGGATTTTGATAATGAAGAAGAATTAACCTGTGTATGTGTTGTAAAAAACACTTCTGGAATCCATGTGCGTCCTGCGGGGGCCATTGTAAAGTTGTTTGATGGCGAAGAATGTGAGGTAAATTTTACCTATGCGGGGAAGACGGTAAATGCCAAAAGTATCATGAGCATACTTATACTAGGGGCTCCACAAAATGGAGAGATTTTCGTGCGTATTAAAGGGAAAGATGCAAGTCGGGTATTGCAAAAAGTGCAGAATGCCTTTGACTCAGGTTTTGGAGAGTTGTAA
- a CDS encoding IncA family protein, translating into MTPSKLVPDATVPKNQTSCTITRNSEQKTESSQKNRLIISISILILALLAVIMIGGFIAALFSPKGIYIGIAALISLLIGIILFPLIITCSSKPPVAHIRPRDLDLSKLDVRYNRLLHETIKEDEKKYAKEQEAKLQRRQRRSLRTLPRRKQVKASSSDEVQKPRRRTSSVLNLIRPRNSSSPSSNSSSLDSDDSSSDHNTQQPIVLPKPVFPKKYENYMHCID; encoded by the coding sequence ATGACTCCGTCTAAACTAGTCCCTGATGCCACTGTTCCCAAAAATCAAACTAGCTGTACCATAACCCGAAATTCAGAACAAAAAACAGAAAGCTCACAAAAAAATAGACTGATTATTTCGATCTCTATACTCATCCTAGCTTTACTCGCTGTGATCATGATAGGAGGATTTATAGCCGCCCTATTCTCTCCTAAAGGAATATATATTGGCATCGCTGCCCTAATCTCCCTTCTCATTGGCATCATCCTATTTCCTTTAATAATCACATGCTCATCCAAACCACCTGTTGCTCATATACGGCCTAGAGATTTAGACCTCTCTAAATTAGATGTACGATACAATCGCTTACTTCATGAAACCATCAAAGAAGATGAGAAAAAATACGCGAAAGAACAAGAAGCAAAACTACAAAGAAGACAAAGAAGAAGTTTGAGAACCCTTCCCCGAAGAAAGCAAGTAAAGGCAAGTTCATCTGATGAAGTACAAAAACCTCGCAGAAGAACATCCTCAGTCTTAAATCTGATTCGTCCTAGAAACTCTTCATCTCCATCTTCTAATTCATCTTCTCTTGATTCGGATGACAGTTCCAGTGATCACAACACTCAACAGCCTATTGTACTACCTAAACCTGTGTTCCCTAAAAAATATGAAAATTACATGCATTGTATAGATTAA
- a CDS encoding ribonuclease Z, producing the protein MSCRELVILGCSSQQPTRTRNQGAYLFRWNNEGLLFDPGEGTQRQFIFANIAPTVVSRIFISHFHGDHCLGLGSMLMRLNLDKVTHPIHCYYPASGKKYFDRLRYGTIYHETINVIEHPIDKEGIVEDFGNFRIEARKLNHLVDTLGWRITEPDTVKFIPEKIKAAGLRGPIMQDLLRNEQVTVNGKTLYLKDLSYIRKGDSIAVIADTLPCPSIVDLAKNARIMLCESTYLEEHRHLAESHYHMTAKQAATQALAAGAQQLVLTHFSARYLNSKEFEIEAGKIFPNVTAAEEFRSYPFPKNPSSK; encoded by the coding sequence ATGAGCTGTAGAGAATTAGTTATTTTAGGTTGTTCCAGTCAACAACCGACGCGAACTCGCAATCAAGGAGCCTACTTATTTCGATGGAATAACGAAGGTTTGCTTTTTGATCCCGGCGAAGGAACACAAAGACAATTCATTTTTGCTAATATTGCTCCTACTGTTGTCTCTAGGATCTTTATTAGTCATTTTCATGGTGATCATTGTCTAGGTTTAGGCTCTATGCTGATGAGATTAAACTTGGATAAGGTTACCCATCCCATACATTGTTATTATCCAGCTTCGGGGAAAAAGTATTTCGATAGATTACGCTACGGCACGATTTATCACGAGACTATCAATGTTATTGAACATCCTATAGATAAAGAAGGGATTGTTGAGGATTTTGGAAATTTCCGTATCGAAGCGCGTAAACTCAATCATCTTGTTGATACTTTAGGATGGCGAATCACCGAACCCGACACGGTAAAATTCATTCCAGAAAAGATCAAGGCTGCGGGATTACGTGGTCCTATTATGCAAGATCTTCTTCGTAATGAACAAGTCACAGTAAACGGGAAAACCCTATATCTCAAAGACCTAAGCTATATTAGAAAGGGTGATAGCATTGCTGTTATCGCAGATACGCTTCCCTGCCCATCCATTGTAGACTTAGCTAAAAATGCAAGAATTATGTTGTGTGAAAGTACTTATCTTGAAGAGCATCGCCATTTAGCAGAAAGTCACTACCACATGACAGCCAAGCAAGCAGCTACCCAAGCCTTAGCTGCTGGAGCACAACAGCTCGTGCTTACACACTTTTCTGCACGCTACTTAAATTCTAAAGAGTTTGAAATAGAAGCGGGGAAAATTTTCCCTAATGTTACTGCAGCTGAAGAATTCCGTAGTTATCCCTTCCCTAAAAACCCTTCTTCTAAATAA
- the lon gene encoding endopeptidase La: MDSTINNDSQILDPNPEEVEKLLDESEEVEEKSDDRSLPSDLFILPLNKRPFFPGMAAPILIESGPYYEVLKLLAKSSQKYIGLVLTKKEDADILKVGFNQLYSVGVAARILRIMPIEGGSAQILLSIEERIRIVEPLKDKYLKARVSYHKDNKELTEELKAYSISIVSVIKDLLKLNPLFKEELQIFLGHSDFTEPGKLADFSVALTTATREELQEVLETTNMHDRIDKALILLKKELDLSRLQSSINQKIEATITKSQKEFFLKEQLKTIKKELGLEKEDRAIDLEKFMNRLKKRQVPDYAMEVIQDEIEKLQTLETSSAEYTVCRNYLDWLTIIPWGIQSKEYHDLKKAEIILNKDHYGLEDIKQRILELISVGKLSKGLKGSIICLVGPPGVGKTSIGRSIAKVLHRKFFRFSVGGMRDEAEIKGHRRTYIGAMPGKMVQALKQSQAMNPVIMIDEVDKIGASYHGDPASALLEVLDPEQNKDFLDHYLDVRVDLSNVLFILTANVLDTIPDPLLDRMEILRLSGYILEEKLQIATKYLVPRARKEMGLTAREIVFQPEALKHMINNYAREAGVRTLNGNIKKVLRKVALKIVKNQEKAHPKHTQYKINVKNLQDYLGKPIFSSDRFYDHTPVGVATGLAWTSLGGATLYIESVQVPSMKTDMHLTGQAGDVMKESSQIAWTYLHSALERYAPGYSFFPKSQVHIHIPEGATPKDGPSAGVTMVTSLLSLLLDTPILENLGMTGEITLTGRVLGVGGIREKLIAARRSRLNVLIFPEDNRRDYEELPAYLKKGLKIHFVAHYDDVFKVAFPHIN; this comes from the coding sequence GTGGACTCTACAATAAATAACGACTCTCAGATCTTGGATCCTAATCCTGAAGAAGTAGAAAAACTCTTAGATGAATCCGAGGAAGTCGAAGAAAAATCAGATGATCGCTCCTTGCCTTCCGATTTATTTATTCTCCCGCTAAACAAGCGTCCCTTTTTCCCGGGTATGGCGGCTCCGATTCTTATAGAATCGGGACCTTATTATGAAGTTTTAAAACTTCTAGCTAAATCCTCACAAAAATACATAGGTTTAGTTCTTACTAAAAAAGAAGACGCGGATATTTTAAAAGTAGGTTTCAACCAACTTTATAGTGTGGGTGTTGCCGCGCGTATCCTTCGTATTATGCCTATAGAAGGAGGCAGCGCACAAATATTATTAAGTATAGAAGAGCGTATCCGCATTGTAGAACCTCTTAAAGATAAATATCTCAAAGCACGCGTCTCCTACCATAAAGATAACAAAGAGCTAACTGAAGAATTAAAAGCGTATTCTATTAGCATTGTTTCAGTAATTAAGGATCTTTTAAAGCTCAACCCTCTATTTAAAGAAGAACTTCAAATCTTTCTTGGCCACTCTGATTTTACAGAACCGGGAAAGCTTGCGGATTTTTCTGTAGCGCTGACTACTGCCACGAGGGAAGAACTCCAAGAAGTTCTTGAAACAACCAATATGCATGATCGTATTGACAAAGCTCTGATTCTTCTAAAAAAGGAACTTGATCTTAGTCGTCTGCAAAGTAGCATCAATCAAAAAATCGAAGCTACAATCACAAAAAGCCAGAAAGAATTCTTCTTAAAAGAACAGTTAAAAACGATCAAAAAAGAGCTGGGATTAGAAAAAGAAGATCGGGCTATTGACTTAGAGAAATTCATGAACCGGTTGAAAAAACGTCAGGTTCCTGATTATGCGATGGAAGTTATACAAGACGAGATAGAGAAGCTTCAAACCTTAGAAACATCGTCCGCTGAATACACTGTTTGCCGCAACTATCTAGACTGGTTAACCATTATTCCTTGGGGCATCCAAAGTAAAGAGTATCACGACCTCAAAAAAGCGGAGATTATTCTTAACAAGGATCACTATGGTTTAGAAGACATTAAGCAACGCATCTTAGAACTGATCAGTGTTGGTAAATTATCCAAAGGTCTTAAAGGAAGTATCATTTGCCTAGTAGGCCCTCCAGGCGTGGGTAAAACAAGCATTGGCCGTAGTATAGCCAAAGTTTTACATCGTAAATTTTTCCGTTTTTCCGTAGGCGGAATGCGAGATGAAGCTGAAATCAAAGGGCATCGACGCACGTACATTGGTGCTATGCCTGGAAAAATGGTGCAAGCTTTAAAACAAAGCCAAGCGATGAACCCGGTTATTATGATAGACGAGGTTGATAAAATTGGAGCAAGCTATCACGGCGATCCCGCATCAGCTTTGTTAGAAGTTTTAGATCCAGAACAAAACAAAGATTTTTTAGATCATTACCTAGACGTCCGTGTTGACCTATCGAATGTTTTGTTCATTCTAACTGCAAACGTTTTAGATACTATTCCTGATCCACTTTTGGATCGTATGGAAATATTGCGACTTTCTGGTTATATCCTTGAAGAAAAACTGCAAATAGCCACGAAATATCTTGTGCCTAGAGCACGCAAGGAAATGGGATTAACAGCTCGAGAGATTGTCTTCCAACCCGAAGCTTTAAAGCATATGATTAACAACTATGCTCGAGAAGCTGGTGTGCGTACATTGAATGGCAATATTAAAAAAGTCCTAAGAAAAGTAGCGCTTAAGATAGTTAAAAATCAGGAAAAAGCACATCCAAAGCACACGCAATATAAAATTAATGTAAAAAACCTTCAGGACTACCTAGGCAAGCCGATTTTTTCTAGTGATCGTTTTTATGATCATACGCCTGTAGGTGTTGCTACTGGGTTAGCCTGGACATCATTAGGCGGTGCAACTTTATATATCGAAAGTGTTCAAGTTCCCTCAATGAAAACAGACATGCATCTCACAGGGCAGGCTGGGGATGTTATGAAAGAGTCTTCTCAAATTGCGTGGACATATCTTCATAGTGCATTAGAGCGCTACGCTCCAGGTTATAGCTTTTTCCCAAAATCTCAGGTACACATTCACATTCCTGAGGGAGCAACTCCTAAAGACGGCCCTTCAGCAGGTGTAACCATGGTCACATCGTTGCTTTCCCTGCTTTTAGATACACCTATTTTAGAAAACTTAGGTATGACAGGAGAAATTACTCTAACTGGTCGCGTATTAGGAGTTGGGGGCATTCGAGAGAAACTCATAGCCGCTCGTCGATCCCGACTCAATGTGTTAATTTTCCCAGAAGATAACCGTCGTGACTATGAGGAGCTTCCAGCTTATCTAAAAAAAGGACTGAAAATTCATTTTGTGGCTCATTACGATGATGTTTTCAAAGTAGCCTTTCCGCACATTAATTAG
- a CDS encoding ComEC/Rec2 family competence protein, producing the protein MLIRFETFSSSVLVHTLHSLWIQLIHSCRYFQQQHPLLISALYWITGIISRPYPLCGAILLVALHPFIPKQLKHQLFIGACWLIPLIMLSEPSSIIHGGVASGSFVIKSGKENRYFGEAIHLSYPCGQKHRHVPCTILVDAHLELNKKYHLKGTTLNHTSQIIFKSNGCYKEIQPSRIALLHHKLRETCHRRILNLFSSRESGSFASSLLLGTPLPKHLKDIFKKKGLAHIFAISGWHFSLCASLLFFFFYIFPTKIKYFLTFIILLGFTLLFPGTPSVWRAWISLSLLCLSPFSSGVCSSFNRLGIGCILCTCVFSPLTPAFALSFLATAGILLFFSHLFRFFYTPWKQIAPKYLLPFLRYIWGALSLGLSSQIFLLFPTVNFFGSLPLDGLIFNLFFPLCVLPIFFLILFSLALPCLVPITEFCISWLIGQPCLHGHNVLISLAPSPLSPWQLTLFLIFVFHIGVSLEKTKTPENPSLHSISEL; encoded by the coding sequence ATGCTAATACGTTTTGAAACTTTTTCATCCTCTGTCCTTGTTCACACCTTACACTCCCTATGGATACAGCTAATCCATTCTTGCCGATACTTTCAACAACAACATCCTTTATTGATTAGTGCATTGTATTGGATAACGGGGATAATATCGCGTCCTTACCCTCTATGTGGGGCTATACTCCTTGTAGCTCTTCATCCATTTATCCCCAAACAACTGAAACACCAACTGTTTATAGGAGCTTGCTGGCTTATCCCTCTAATCATGCTATCGGAACCTTCTTCTATTATTCATGGAGGAGTCGCGTCGGGAAGCTTTGTCATTAAATCGGGGAAAGAAAATCGATATTTTGGAGAAGCTATTCACTTGTCGTATCCTTGTGGACAAAAACACCGTCATGTTCCCTGTACTATTCTTGTAGATGCGCACTTAGAACTAAATAAAAAATACCATCTAAAAGGAACGACGTTAAATCATACATCCCAAATTATTTTTAAGTCTAATGGTTGCTATAAAGAAATACAGCCTTCAAGAATAGCACTACTGCACCACAAACTACGAGAAACATGTCATCGACGCATTCTCAACCTTTTTTCTTCTAGAGAATCAGGATCTTTTGCATCCAGTCTGCTTCTTGGCACTCCCTTACCCAAACACTTAAAAGACATTTTCAAAAAGAAGGGGTTGGCTCATATTTTTGCCATTTCTGGGTGGCATTTCTCCCTATGTGCTTCATTGTTGTTTTTCTTTTTCTATATCTTTCCAACAAAAATAAAATATTTTCTTACCTTTATTATACTTCTGGGATTCACCCTATTGTTTCCAGGGACTCCTTCAGTATGGCGTGCTTGGATTTCCTTATCTTTACTTTGTCTCTCTCCTTTTTCTTCTGGTGTATGCTCAAGCTTCAATCGTTTAGGCATAGGCTGTATTCTCTGCACATGCGTCTTCTCCCCGCTTACTCCTGCATTCGCGTTAAGCTTCTTAGCTACTGCGGGTATTTTACTTTTCTTTTCTCACCTTTTTCGTTTCTTCTATACACCGTGGAAGCAAATAGCACCAAAATACTTACTTCCTTTCCTTCGCTATATTTGGGGAGCCTTATCCCTAGGACTCTCCTCACAAATCTTTCTCTTGTTCCCTACTGTAAACTTTTTCGGGTCCCTACCTTTAGATGGTCTTATCTTTAACCTCTTCTTCCCTCTATGCGTCCTTCCTATCTTCTTTCTTATTCTCTTTTCTCTTGCCTTACCGTGCCTGGTACCTATAACAGAATTCTGTATCTCCTGGCTAATTGGACAGCCCTGTCTTCATGGTCACAATGTCCTTATCTCTTTAGCACCTTCACCCCTATCCCCTTGGCAACTCACTCTATTTCTCATTTTCGTATTCCATATCGGAGTGAGCTTAGAAAAAACAAAAACCCCAGAAAATCCATCCCTACACTCAATTTCTGAGTTATAA
- a CDS encoding tRNA threonylcarbamoyladenosine biosynthesis protein TsaB gives MHFHRYVIIDTSGYQPFLAYVDHQKVLKQWDLPVGPDQGLVLEFIFKNSSLSFQGIGVAAGPGNFSATRVGLSFAQGLALSRKVPMIGYSSLEGYLTPKDKGKALMLPLGKKGGVLTLSSDLSEDGFIHDKNGVGPGILLPYEEASKYCLANNCYHVVSPNPQLFIDSFSNRIRIEKAVPSIDHIRRNVVSQLMLLECSQQLTPDYRSCSCFF, from the coding sequence ATGCATTTTCATAGATACGTTATTATTGATACATCAGGGTATCAACCGTTTTTAGCTTATGTAGATCATCAGAAAGTGTTAAAACAATGGGATCTACCTGTCGGTCCGGACCAGGGACTAGTTTTAGAATTTATTTTTAAAAATAGTTCTTTAAGTTTCCAAGGGATCGGAGTGGCTGCTGGGCCAGGGAACTTTTCTGCAACCCGTGTTGGATTGTCCTTTGCTCAGGGGTTGGCGTTATCTAGAAAGGTCCCGATGATAGGCTACAGTTCTTTAGAGGGATATTTGACTCCTAAGGATAAAGGGAAAGCTTTGATGCTTCCTTTAGGAAAAAAGGGGGGGGTGTTAACTCTTAGTTCAGATCTCTCAGAGGATGGGTTTATTCATGACAAGAATGGGGTGGGTCCCGGCATTTTACTGCCCTATGAAGAGGCCTCTAAGTATTGTTTGGCCAATAACTGTTACCACGTTGTCTCTCCTAATCCACAACTTTTTATTGATAGTTTTTCAAATAGAATTCGGATAGAAAAAGCAGTACCCTCTATAGACCACATTAGAAGAAACGTAGTTTCTCAACTTATGCTTCTAGAGTGCAGTCAGCAATTGACGCCAGATTACCGCAGTTGTTCTTGTTTTTTCTAG
- the rpsU gene encoding 30S ribosomal protein S21 has product MPSVKVRVGEPVDRALRILKKKVDKEGILKAAKAHRFYDKPSVKKRAKSKAAAKYRSR; this is encoded by the coding sequence ATGCCCAGTGTTAAAGTTAGAGTTGGTGAGCCTGTAGATCGAGCTCTGAGAATTTTGAAAAAGAAAGTCGATAAAGAAGGGATCTTAAAGGCCGCTAAAGCTCATAGGTTTTATGATAAACCTTCAGTAAAGAAGCGTGCGAAATCTAAAGCCGCAGCTAAATACCGCAGTCGTTAG
- the dnaJ gene encoding molecular chaperone DnaJ → MDYYDVLGVSKTASPEEIKKSYRKLAVKYHPDKNPGDAEAEKRFKEVSEAYEVLSDPQKRESYDRYGKDGPFAGAGGFGGAGMGNMEDALRTFMGAFGGEFGGGGSFFEGLFGGLGEAFGMRGDPAGARQGASKKVHITLTFEEAARGVNKELLVSGYKTCETCSGSGAASKQGIKCCDRCKGSGQIVQSRGFFSMASTCPECGGEGRIITDPCSNCRGQGRIKDKRSVHVQIPAGVDSGMRLKMEGYGDAGQNGAPAGDLYVFIDVEAHPVFERRGDDLILELPIGFVDAALGMKKEVPTLLKESACRLTVPEGIQSGTILKIKNQGFPNVHGRGRGDLLVRVSVETPQNLSEEQKELLRKFAATEKAENFPKKRSFLDKIKGFFSDFTV, encoded by the coding sequence ATGGATTACTATGATGTTTTAGGTGTTTCTAAAACTGCTTCTCCTGAGGAGATTAAAAAATCTTATCGTAAGTTGGCTGTTAAGTATCACCCTGATAAAAATCCAGGGGATGCTGAAGCTGAGAAACGTTTTAAAGAAGTTTCAGAAGCTTATGAAGTGTTAAGCGACCCTCAAAAACGTGAGTCCTATGACCGTTACGGTAAGGATGGACCTTTTGCCGGAGCTGGTGGCTTCGGTGGTGCAGGCATGGGCAATATGGAAGATGCCTTGCGCACCTTTATGGGAGCTTTTGGCGGAGAATTTGGTGGTGGCGGAAGCTTTTTCGAAGGCCTGTTTGGTGGTCTAGGTGAAGCTTTCGGCATGCGTGGAGATCCAGCAGGAGCTCGTCAGGGAGCTAGTAAGAAGGTTCACATCACTTTAACATTTGAAGAGGCCGCTCGCGGTGTAAACAAAGAACTTCTTGTTTCTGGATACAAGACCTGTGAAACTTGTTCCGGTAGCGGTGCCGCGAGTAAGCAGGGAATCAAATGTTGTGACCGTTGTAAAGGTTCTGGACAGATTGTTCAGAGTCGCGGTTTCTTTTCTATGGCCTCGACATGTCCTGAATGTGGTGGAGAAGGCCGTATTATTACAGACCCTTGCTCAAATTGTCGAGGACAAGGAAGAATCAAGGATAAACGCAGTGTTCATGTACAAATCCCTGCGGGTGTAGATTCAGGAATGCGTTTAAAGATGGAAGGCTATGGAGATGCTGGTCAAAATGGTGCTCCTGCCGGAGATCTTTATGTTTTCATTGATGTAGAAGCACATCCTGTATTCGAGAGACGAGGGGATGATTTAATTTTAGAATTGCCTATCGGCTTTGTCGACGCTGCTTTAGGAATGAAGAAAGAAGTTCCCACTTTATTAAAAGAGAGTGCTTGTCGTCTTACAGTGCCTGAAGGGATTCAAAGCGGAACGATTCTTAAGATTAAAAATCAAGGATTCCCTAATGTCCATGGCAGAGGACGTGGAGACTTGCTTGTGCGAGTTTCTGTAGAAACTCCACAAAATCTTTCTGAAGAACAGAAAGAATTACTTCGCAAGTTCGCAGCTACGGAAAAAGCAGAAAATTTCCCTAAGAAACGTAGTTTCTTGGATAAAATAAAGGGTTTTTTTTCTGACTTCACCGTATAG
- a CDS encoding alpha-ketoacid dehydrogenase subunit alpha/beta: MVAIQHELGSSIKEVLKLVWGLRFAENKMLLLSRQSDSGGTFQLSCAGHELVGVVAGKSLIPGKDWSFPYYRDQGFPVGLGCDLSEIFASFLARLAPNHSSGRMMPYHYSHKKLRICCQSSVVGSQFLQAAGRAWAVKHTKSNEVVYVSGGDGSTSQGEFHEMLNYVALHKLPVVTVIQNNAWAISVPFKDQCSTDLVRLGESYQGLSVYEVDGGDYFELVDTFSKAVDQARHASVPALILVNVMRLEPHSNSDNHEKYRSREDLDHCKSNDPLVRLERLMIDECGISPAEILDIKAEAEFEVTRACEIAEGMPFPSKGSTSHDVFSPHTTSLIDYENSLEAQRLRDTQPKVMRDAITEALIEEMSRDSGVVVFGEDVAGDKGGVFGVTRGLTDRFGIERCFNTPLAEATIIGTAIGMAMDGIHKPVAEIQFADYIWPGINQLFSEASSIYYRSAGEWEVPLVIRAPCGGYIQGGPYHSQSIEAFLAHCPGIKVAYPSNAADAKALLKAAIRDPNPVVFLEHKALYQRRIFSACPVFSSDYVLPFGKAAITQVGSDLTIVSWGMSLVMSMEVAKELAALGISVEVIDLRTIVPCDFSTVIESVKKTSKLLIAHEASEFCGFGGELAATVAEQAYAYLDAPIRRVAGLHAPVPYSKILENEVLPQKEKIFQAAKSLAEF, translated from the coding sequence ATGGTAGCAATACAGCATGAATTAGGATCTTCTATTAAAGAAGTTCTGAAATTAGTCTGGGGTTTAAGATTTGCTGAAAATAAGATGCTCCTTCTTTCTCGCCAGAGCGATTCTGGAGGGACCTTCCAGTTGTCTTGTGCTGGTCACGAGCTTGTTGGAGTCGTTGCTGGGAAAAGCCTCATTCCTGGGAAGGATTGGTCTTTCCCCTACTATAGGGATCAAGGATTCCCTGTAGGTCTAGGGTGTGACCTTTCTGAGATTTTTGCTTCCTTTCTTGCTCGATTAGCTCCGAATCATTCTTCTGGTAGGATGATGCCCTACCACTATTCCCATAAAAAACTCCGTATTTGTTGCCAATCGAGTGTGGTAGGTTCGCAATTTCTTCAGGCAGCGGGACGTGCATGGGCTGTAAAACATACCAAATCTAACGAAGTAGTTTACGTCTCTGGAGGGGATGGATCAACTTCTCAAGGTGAATTTCATGAGATGTTAAACTATGTTGCGTTGCATAAGCTACCTGTAGTTACAGTCATACAGAATAATGCTTGGGCGATCTCCGTTCCTTTTAAAGATCAGTGTTCTACAGATTTAGTACGTTTAGGGGAGAGTTATCAAGGTCTATCTGTTTATGAGGTAGATGGTGGTGATTACTTTGAGCTCGTAGATACTTTTTCTAAAGCTGTAGATCAAGCTAGACATGCCTCGGTTCCCGCGTTAATTCTCGTCAATGTTATGCGTTTAGAGCCGCATAGCAACTCTGATAACCATGAGAAATATCGTAGTCGTGAAGATTTAGATCATTGTAAGAGTAATGATCCTTTAGTCCGGTTAGAACGGCTGATGATAGATGAATGTGGCATTTCACCCGCGGAGATTTTAGATATAAAAGCAGAGGCTGAATTCGAAGTTACTCGTGCTTGTGAAATCGCTGAGGGTATGCCCTTCCCTAGTAAAGGTTCTACGAGCCATGATGTATTTTCTCCGCATACAACTTCTTTAATTGACTATGAAAATTCTTTAGAAGCTCAGCGTTTGCGCGACACTCAACCAAAAGTTATGCGTGATGCCATTACAGAAGCGCTCATTGAAGAAATGAGTCGTGATTCTGGTGTGGTTGTTTTCGGTGAGGATGTAGCTGGAGATAAAGGTGGGGTTTTTGGTGTTACTAGAGGTCTTACAGACAGGTTCGGAATCGAGCGTTGTTTTAATACACCGTTAGCAGAGGCCACCATTATAGGAACAGCTATTGGTATGGCCATGGATGGGATCCATAAGCCTGTTGCTGAGATTCAGTTTGCAGATTATATCTGGCCCGGTATTAATCAATTGTTTTCTGAAGCTTCGAGTATTTACTACCGTTCTGCTGGTGAGTGGGAAGTGCCTTTAGTTATTCGTGCTCCTTGTGGAGGTTACATACAAGGTGGCCCCTACCATTCACAAAGTATAGAAGCGTTTTTAGCACATTGCCCGGGCATCAAGGTGGCTTATCCATCTAATGCTGCAGATGCAAAAGCTTTGTTAAAGGCAGCTATTCGTGATCCTAACCCTGTAGTTTTTTTAGAACATAAGGCGTTGTATCAACGACGTATTTTTAGTGCATGTCCGGTATTTTCTTCGGATTATGTTTTGCCTTTTGGTAAAGCGGCTATCACTCAAGTAGGTTCAGATTTGACCATTGTTTCTTGGGGAATGTCTTTAGTTATGAGTATGGAAGTAGCTAAGGAATTGGCAGCTTTAGGTATTTCTGTAGAGGTTATAGATTTACGTACGATAGTACCTTGTGATTTTTCTACTGTTATAGAATCAGTTAAGAAAACGAGTAAGTTACTTATAGCTCATGAGGCGTCAGAGTTTTGTGGGTTTGGTGGGGAGCTTGCTGCCACTGTAGCCGAGCAAGCGTATGCATATCTCGATGCACCTATTAGACGTGTTGCGGGATTACATGCCCCAGTTCCTTATTCAAAAATACTGGAAAACGAAGTTCTTCCTCAGAAGGAGAAAATCTTTCAAGCAGCAAAAAGCTTAGCCGAGTTTTAG